Proteins from one Halictus rubicundus isolate RS-2024b unplaced genomic scaffold, iyHalRubi1_principal scaffold0101, whole genome shotgun sequence genomic window:
- the LOC143363714 gene encoding uncharacterized protein LOC143363714 has protein sequence MGQLYTIHIRCMDNGIATILVLCERRTATLYAAIWKKIFNLIPELANNIRFIMSDYEAAAVITLHELFPNAHIHGCWFHYCQAILRKWRKLGLTNVPNTVVRMAMSLALVPETKFQEAILIIQEEADNIASNFPNVLLFMTYMRTNWLKRHRK, from the exons ATGGGGCAGCTCTACACCATCCATATACGCTGCATGGataat GGTATTGCAACTATACTTGTTCTATGTGAAAGACGGACGGCTACACTATATGCTGCTATAtggaaaaagatatttaatttaatacctgAATTGGCAAATAATATAAGATTCATAATGAGTGATTATGAAGCAGCCGCTGTTATAACTCTACATGAGTTGTTCCCTAATGCACATATACATGGTTGCTGGTTTCATTATTGTCAA GCTATTCTTCGAAAGTGGCGCAAGCTTGGTTTGACTAATGTACCTAATACGGTTGTGCGTATGGCAATGTCTCTGGCTTTAGTACCTGAAACAAAGTTTCAAGAagccatattaattatacaagaAGAGGCAGACAATATAGCAAGTAATTTTCCCAATGTTCTTTTATTTATGACTTACATGCGAACTAATTGGTTAAAAAGGCATCGCAAGTAA
- the LOC143363711 gene encoding uncharacterized protein LOC143363711, translating into MDQELDLNRLQNGVASRKPRTRENISRRKNIAKAQAEFDTGRLSLKELLSIFHHKDTIFKINTISALAGKYVFRILKLPHRIKIFFLQMKILMRKLLMLTVLPKQLIIL; encoded by the exons ATGGATCAAGAATTAGATTTGAATCGTCTACAAAATGGTGTAGCATCTCGAAAACCACGTACTCGTGAAAATATTAGTCGAaggaaaaatattgctaaagcTCAAGCTGAATTTGATACTGGAAG ATTATCTCTAAAAGAGCTTTTAAGTATATTCCATCATAaagacacaatttttaaaatcaataCAATCAGTGCATTGGCAGGTAAATATGTATTTAGAATTCTAAAGCTACCGcatagaattaaaatattttttctacaGATGAAGATATTAATGAGGAAATTGCTGATGCTAACTGTTTTGCCGAAACAACTGATAATCCTATAG
- the LOC143363715 gene encoding uncharacterized protein LOC143363715: MIRVKMHIVLIVIPNFRACIILIKVLLSKGVGTIFILCETLTKAMYIAIWRKIKELAPMLHKNLKFTMTDYETAAMIALEQQFPSSSVKGCWFHYNQALLRKWRHLGLTDAPTKVLSMAMTLALAPADLFEKGFTEIEREAAFFTAEHAAIKIFIEYIRSTWLPKAEKVSVYDCPMRTNNTTESYNNVVSLKLGRGKKNIWIFLETLKQLIIDEEIKIRRLNEGQCVRRKSNKKSVIRDNKIGTLQKHLASGRLTLKEFLLSFHKGHKILMYGDYEGKV, translated from the exons ATGATCAGGGTAAAAATGCACATCGTATTGATAGTAATACCAAATTTTAGAGCTTGTATTATACTTATTAAAGTTTTGCTTTCGAAGGGAGTgggtacaatatttatattgtgcGAAACATTAACAAAAGCTATGTATATAGCAATATGGAGGAAGATAAAAGAATTAGCTCCAATGCTTCATAAGAATTTGAAGTTTACGATGACTGACTATGAAACTGCAGCAATGATTGCATTGGAGCAGCAGTTTCCATCGAGCAGTGTAAAAGGCTGCTGGTTCCACTATAATCag GCTTTATTACGAAAATGGCGCCATTTAGGTCTCACAGATGCACCAACTAAAGTATTGTCAATGGCAATGACTTTAGCTTTAGCTCCTGCAGACCTCTTTGAAAAAGGTTTCACTGAAATTGAAAGAGAAGCAGCTTTTTTTACCGCTGAGCATgctgcaattaaaatttttatcgaatacATACGATCCACGTGGTTGCCAAAAGCAGAAAAAGTTTCAGTATATGATTGTCCTATGAGAACAAACAATACCACCGAGTCTTACAATAATGTTGTTTCATTGAAGCTaggaagaggaaaaaaaaacatatgGATATTTTTGG AAACTCTAAAGCAACTAATAATagatgaagaaattaaaataagaagacTCAATGAAGGACAATGTGTACGTCGTAAAAGCAACAAGAAAAGTGTAATAAGAGATAATAAGATTGGAACACTACAAAAACATCTTGCTAGTGGAAG ATTAACTTTGAAAGAGTTTTTATTATCGTTTCATAAGGGTCATAAGATATTAATGTATGGAGATTATGAAGGTAAAGTATGA